Genomic window (Papilio machaon chromosome 12, ilPapMach1.1, whole genome shotgun sequence):
ttcatccatccatctaagcattaacatttacaatattagtaaaataataacaaccaTGTATGAAGAAGGTATGTATTTCAGTTTCttgttattcaaaatatatttatgtaataaattgctttaaatgataaatatgtaaatgccAAGTCCAAACTAACGGCaggtataatttattatcctAATGTGTCGCTAGACATCTAAGTGAATTCAAGacatatgtaattaataaaacatacagaTTGAGCAACTTTTTTTAGTccatgtaaatgtaaaataaaaaatagcttaTTCTTTCAAGTTTTGTCTGAAGATAGTATTGAAAtgatgttattataaattccaattgcaaaaaaagtatattttacgtAACAAAGTAGGATATACGaattttgaggttatgttcactttgataaattaatcaaaagtaATTTCAGGGACagaaaataatacacaatttttataacaatattataataaatggaaataacataacattataCCCCACAGCAGTGGCAATTACACAATCACATTGACATACAGGACTACATCTAAAGTCTGAACCAATTCGAAATCCCGCAAAACTAAAACTAGCACTAATATTAATTCTCAATCTTGGCTAAAATATCCGATTCTCTGAAGAGGTGATACTCCTTCTCATCATTGTCAAGGGAGACTTTGGTACCGCCGTATTCCGGTAGAAGAACTTTATCGCCAACCTTCACTAGTACGGGAATAAATTCGCCATTTTCCTTTCTTGCTCCAGGACCTACTGCAATTACTTCACCATGAAGCACTTTGGATTGGGCCTTTTCTGGAATAACGATTCCTCCAGCAGTTCTGGTTATAGCTTCAgctctttttattaaaactctaTCGAGCAGAGGAATGAGGGTTTTCACAGCGTTTGCCATTATTTTCTCTTTCTAGTTAAACAACGGCGTAACgacaaaattgaaaatgaatCGCTATTCAAGAAACTCCTTTCGTAAAGTCTAGAATATTCGTAATTCAAATTCCGATAATGCCGGGAGATGAACTTCGCGAACAAAATCCATGCGTTATCTGTGTTGCCTGTTTTAAACTACTCATGAGTAAAATCTATCAATTTGAGTTATTtccataatattttgttgtagcttaataaaacattaattctcaataaatataacttattacataaaattattttcctcacaaagattatttaataaattatttactggacgaattaaatcaaactaaggtgaaattttattgacatCTAGCGTCGAATAGCTTTAACTTCAAAGTGGAGTAGAcgataatagatggcgcttcaggtacattaaaagtttaa
Coding sequences:
- the LOC106713771 gene encoding 10 kDa heat shock protein, mitochondrial, which produces MANAVKTLIPLLDRVLIKRAEAITRTAGGIVIPEKAQSKVLHGEVIAVGPGARKENGEFIPVLVKVGDKVLLPEYGGTKVSLDNDEKEYHLFRESDILAKIEN